From the genome of Phytohabitans rumicis, one region includes:
- a CDS encoding glycosyltransferase, with protein sequence MRVALLTTTQHGHLNPYIPVVNALRTAGSEVALLLLSADGGVLDEQRRHALGKAQVHAIGQVEMAPWSGDPAKIGPMLQSSPVADQTADALRATAPDFVLVDSLPVTASAMVGAQASGVPYGMIWANLGGVCPSEHRRGRWPYDEQVGDYLTRHGVLWSTRTHSARSPILNMMPTIPALVGDDAVTDDGVQLVGLPGAAGTRGDEVAFSGLDRIDPDRPVVYVSFGTIFYRRPDLLRTVITGAAATGAQVIAAVGDLAEELALPDEVLTAPYLPQREVLERADVFITHGGYNSVAESIRAATPMLVIPLAVDQPVQAYFVGSAGFGTALEPAGVTEQAVADAVADLLDPAQDYRARLRAAQSECGDSAVRTAELVISTVETLQRKGEQ encoded by the coding sequence CGTCGCCCTCCTCACCACGACTCAGCATGGTCACCTGAACCCGTATATTCCGGTGGTCAATGCGCTCCGAACTGCCGGCAGTGAGGTTGCGCTGCTGCTGTTGTCTGCGGACGGTGGCGTGCTCGACGAGCAGCGTCGCCATGCCTTGGGCAAGGCGCAGGTCCACGCGATCGGGCAGGTCGAGATGGCGCCGTGGAGCGGCGACCCGGCGAAGATCGGCCCGATGCTCCAGTCGTCGCCGGTGGCGGACCAGACAGCTGACGCGCTCCGTGCGACGGCGCCGGATTTCGTGCTCGTCGATTCGCTGCCGGTCACGGCGTCGGCCATGGTCGGCGCACAGGCGTCCGGAGTGCCGTACGGGATGATCTGGGCCAACCTGGGCGGAGTGTGCCCGAGCGAGCATCGCCGAGGTCGCTGGCCGTACGACGAGCAGGTCGGCGACTATCTGACCAGGCACGGGGTGTTGTGGTCGACCCGGACTCATTCGGCGCGTTCGCCGATTCTCAATATGATGCCGACGATTCCCGCTCTCGTCGGGGACGACGCGGTCACCGACGACGGTGTGCAACTGGTCGGGTTGCCGGGTGCGGCGGGGACCCGCGGCGACGAGGTCGCCTTCTCGGGCCTGGATCGGATCGACCCCGACCGCCCGGTGGTGTACGTCTCCTTCGGCACGATCTTCTACCGGCGGCCGGACCTGCTGCGCACGGTGATCACCGGGGCGGCGGCGACCGGTGCGCAGGTGATCGCCGCGGTGGGAGATCTCGCCGAGGAGCTCGCGCTGCCCGACGAAGTGCTCACCGCCCCGTATCTGCCGCAACGTGAGGTGCTCGAACGCGCCGACGTGTTCATCACCCATGGCGGGTACAACTCCGTGGCGGAGTCGATCCGGGCGGCGACACCGATGCTGGTGATCCCGCTGGCCGTGGATCAGCCTGTCCAGGCGTACTTCGTGGGCAGCGCGGGCTTCGGGACGGCGTTGGAGCCGGCCGGCGTCACCGAGCAGGCGGTCGCCGACGCCGTCGCCGATCTGCTCGATCCCGCCCAGGACTACCGGGCCCGGCTGCGCGCCGCGCAGTCGGAGTGCGGCGATTCTGCCGTGCGCACGGCCGAGCTGGTCATCAGCACCGTCGAGACGCTACAGCGAAAGGGGGAGCAGTGA
- a CDS encoding aromatic ring-hydroxylating oxygenase subunit alpha translates to MTIELQRPVGAPIVIDDLERLSFRVDRRAYTDDDLAAREMTRIFDRCWLYVGHESEVPGPGSYVARDVGGRPVFMARGSDGVIRVFANSCTHRGALICSQPAGQARSFRCPYHDWTFSNQGDLVGVPIPDGYGPGFRKADFGLAQHRSDSYRGFVFVTFDPEQPRTLTEYLAGATEYLDLIDDQSEVGMEVIQGAQLHGARANWKLMMENSVDIYHFRALHKRYVSYMESLGSVPPRRRGGFGCALGLGHGANELPPAAARPLAYWTPMFGAEVRPRIEATAARFVDRFGAERAERITGTNRAVLIFPNLMIIDAIAITIRKIDPIGAGQMAITSVALAPGTRIRTSGNSARVTT, encoded by the coding sequence GTGACGATCGAACTGCAGCGGCCGGTGGGCGCCCCGATCGTGATCGATGATCTTGAACGCCTCTCGTTCCGGGTGGATCGCCGCGCCTACACCGACGACGACCTGGCCGCACGGGAGATGACCAGGATCTTCGATCGCTGCTGGTTGTACGTCGGGCACGAATCGGAGGTGCCCGGGCCGGGCTCCTACGTGGCACGCGACGTCGGCGGGCGCCCGGTGTTCATGGCGCGCGGGTCCGACGGGGTGATCCGGGTGTTTGCGAACAGCTGCACTCACCGCGGGGCTCTGATCTGCTCGCAGCCGGCCGGGCAGGCCAGATCGTTCCGGTGCCCGTATCACGACTGGACGTTCTCCAACCAGGGCGACCTGGTCGGGGTCCCGATCCCGGACGGGTACGGGCCAGGCTTTCGGAAGGCGGACTTCGGCCTGGCACAGCACCGTAGCGACAGCTACCGCGGTTTCGTGTTCGTCACCTTCGATCCGGAGCAGCCGCGCACCCTGACCGAGTACCTGGCGGGTGCGACGGAGTACCTCGATCTGATCGACGACCAGTCCGAGGTCGGGATGGAGGTGATCCAAGGTGCGCAACTGCACGGGGCTCGGGCCAACTGGAAGCTCATGATGGAGAACAGCGTCGACATCTACCACTTCCGGGCCCTGCACAAGCGTTACGTCAGCTACATGGAGTCGCTGGGGTCGGTGCCACCACGACGACGGGGCGGCTTCGGCTGCGCCCTCGGACTGGGGCATGGAGCCAACGAGCTGCCACCGGCGGCAGCCCGCCCGCTCGCCTACTGGACGCCGATGTTCGGCGCCGAGGTCCGGCCGCGGATCGAGGCGACGGCCGCACGGTTCGTCGACCGGTTCGGCGCCGAACGCGCCGAACGGATCACCGGCACCAATCGTGCGGTGCTGATCTTCCCCAACTTGATGATCATCGACGCGATCGCGATCACGATCCGCAAGATCGACCCGATCGGCGCCGGCCAGATGGCCATCACCTCGGTCGCCCTGGCCCCAGGGACGAGGATCCGGACATCCGGGAACTCCGCAAGAGTCACTACCTGA
- a CDS encoding aromatic-ring-hydroxylating dioxygenase subunit beta — MTTELTVDEAAQVRLWHRVSQFLFREARLLDEWRLLEWYDEMLTDDIRYRVPATDVRGETTDALGLIDDDAARLRQRIEQLLNGEVWCENPRSRTNRMISNVEILTDRGTHLDVAANVIVYRFGHGRSDAYVGKCRFELVVEDESFRVRRRVVVLDHETLYEHGKLSIIL; from the coding sequence ATGACCACCGAACTGACGGTCGACGAAGCGGCCCAGGTGCGGTTGTGGCACCGGGTGAGCCAGTTCCTTTTCCGTGAGGCGCGGCTGCTCGACGAGTGGCGCCTGCTCGAGTGGTACGACGAGATGCTGACCGACGACATCCGCTACCGGGTGCCGGCCACCGACGTCCGCGGCGAGACGACCGACGCGCTCGGGCTCATCGACGACGATGCTGCCCGGTTACGCCAGCGGATCGAACAACTCCTCAACGGTGAGGTGTGGTGCGAGAACCCTCGGTCGCGGACGAATCGAATGATCAGCAACGTGGAGATCCTGACCGATCGGGGCACGCACCTGGACGTGGCGGCGAACGTCATCGTGTACCGGTTCGGGCACGGGCGCTCTGACGCCTACGTCGGAAAATGCCGGTTCGAGCTCGTCGTCGAGGACGAGTCGTTCCGGGTCCGGAGGCGGGTCGTGGTGCTCGACCACGAGACGTTGTACGAGCACGGAAAGCTCAGCATCATCCTGTGA
- a CDS encoding carboxymuconolactone decarboxylase family protein — protein MNQPAARHERGEAMFQQVFGREPRPGSYPEFLQITVDHLFGEIWTRPHLSVEERELVALTAVTLARTDWELRGHIGAALHLGMSREKIVEVIIQLAYYGGWPVANNGLRVAQEVFAELDVDHDQ, from the coding sequence ATGAATCAGCCGGCTGCCCGACATGAGCGGGGCGAGGCCATGTTCCAGCAGGTCTTCGGCCGCGAACCGCGCCCGGGTTCCTACCCGGAGTTCCTGCAGATCACCGTCGACCACTTGTTCGGTGAGATCTGGACCCGCCCGCACCTGAGCGTCGAGGAGCGCGAACTGGTCGCGCTGACCGCGGTCACGCTGGCGCGGACCGATTGGGAGTTGCGCGGCCACATCGGTGCCGCCCTGCACCTCGGGATGTCGCGAGAGAAGATCGTCGAAGTCATCATTCAGCTCGCCTACTACGGTGGCTGGCCGGTCGCCAACAACGGGCTGCGCGTCGCCCAGGAGGTCTTCGCCGAGCTGGACGTGGACCATGACCAGTGA
- a CDS encoding flavodoxin family protein: MKIVALSCTQKRLPSLTDALLEAAITGVVREVGDAEIQRIRLIDHRIAMCEGEDTCLDPEVGRCTLDDDFEQVVDLAEGAQAMLLAMPVYAGNVPAVLKIFQERLKSFMNASQRPFGNLLVGTIVHSRTMLTEPALGSLFPWYLRLRNKNVASACFTQNDHQDLTRTAAFDLCVAVGRQLGMTLDGSRSPANNRTALPLVQSPARPRCGDPAASSPGA; the protein is encoded by the coding sequence ATGAAGATCGTTGCGTTGTCCTGCACGCAGAAGCGTCTCCCGTCGCTGACCGACGCGCTGCTCGAGGCGGCGATCACCGGCGTCGTCCGGGAGGTCGGTGACGCGGAGATCCAGCGGATTCGGTTGATCGACCATCGCATCGCGATGTGCGAAGGCGAGGACACCTGCCTTGATCCCGAGGTGGGCCGGTGCACGCTCGACGACGACTTCGAGCAGGTCGTCGATCTGGCCGAGGGTGCGCAGGCGATGCTGCTCGCCATGCCGGTGTACGCGGGGAACGTACCCGCGGTGCTGAAGATCTTCCAGGAACGCTTGAAGAGCTTCATGAACGCCAGCCAACGCCCGTTCGGCAACCTGCTGGTGGGGACGATCGTGCATTCGCGCACGATGCTGACCGAGCCCGCACTGGGATCGTTGTTCCCGTGGTATCTGCGCCTACGGAACAAGAACGTGGCGTCGGCGTGCTTCACCCAGAACGATCATCAGGACCTGACCCGCACCGCGGCGTTCGACCTGTGTGTGGCCGTGGGCCGGCAACTCGGCATGACGCTCGACGGCAGCCGGTCGCCGGCCAACAACCGCACGGCACTGCCGTTGGTTCAATCACCGGCTCGTCCGCGGTGCGGTGACCCGGCCGCGTCCTCTCCGGGAGCGTGA
- a CDS encoding helix-turn-helix transcriptional regulator: MLETSARLLRLLSLFQARRDWTGSQLAERLGVTGRTIRNDIERLRELGYPVDARPGVAGGYRLGTHGALPPLLLDEDEAVAVAVGLRTAASGSIAGIEETSVRALAKLQQVLPSRLRRRVGAFGSYALPVPARGPRVDPDVLTLIASACRDHERLRFDYRTHEGAASERSVEPYRLVNDRQRWYLVAWDLDRDDWRTFRVDRMAPRTPAGPRFPPRALPPDREIAARVARGVGEATWRYRARVIVHASAAYVRDRLPIPVDVQALGPDRCAFEPGSDHPEMLALYLGLLDADFTIVDSPELAEALRKLAGRYQRALGESAG, from the coding sequence ATGTTGGAGACTTCCGCGCGTTTGCTACGGCTGCTGTCGCTGTTCCAGGCGCGGCGCGACTGGACCGGCAGCCAGCTCGCCGAGCGGCTCGGCGTCACCGGCCGCACCATCCGCAACGACATCGAGCGGCTGCGCGAGCTGGGCTACCCGGTCGACGCGCGGCCCGGCGTGGCCGGCGGATACCGGCTCGGCACGCACGGCGCCCTGCCGCCGCTGCTGCTGGACGAGGACGAGGCGGTGGCGGTCGCGGTCGGGTTGCGGACCGCCGCCAGCGGATCCATCGCGGGCATCGAGGAGACGTCGGTGCGGGCGCTGGCCAAGCTGCAACAGGTGCTCCCGTCGCGGCTGCGCCGCCGGGTCGGCGCGTTCGGTTCGTATGCGCTGCCGGTGCCGGCGCGCGGGCCGCGGGTGGACCCGGACGTGTTGACCCTGATCGCCAGTGCCTGCCGGGACCACGAGCGCCTCCGGTTCGACTACCGGACGCACGAGGGGGCGGCAAGCGAGCGCTCGGTCGAGCCGTACCGCCTGGTGAACGACCGCCAGCGCTGGTACCTGGTGGCCTGGGACCTGGACCGCGACGACTGGCGGACGTTCCGGGTCGACCGGATGGCGCCGCGGACGCCGGCCGGGCCGCGCTTCCCGCCCCGCGCGCTGCCGCCCGACCGGGAGATCGCCGCGCGGGTGGCGCGCGGCGTCGGCGAGGCCACCTGGCGGTACCGGGCGCGGGTGATCGTGCACGCGTCCGCGGCGTACGTGCGGGACCGGCTGCCGATCCCCGTCGACGTGCAGGCGCTGGGCCCGGACCGGTGCGCGTTCGAGCCGGGCTCGGACCATCCCGAGATGCTGGCCCTCTACCTGGGGCTGCTGGACGCCGACTTCACCATTGTGGACTCGCCGGAGCTGGCCGAAGCGCTGCGCAAGCTCGCCGGGCGATACCAGCGCGCGCTCGGCGAGAGTGCCGGATGA